One stretch of Acropora muricata isolate sample 2 chromosome 12, ASM3666990v1, whole genome shotgun sequence DNA includes these proteins:
- the LOC136893082 gene encoding GDP-L-fucose synthase-like, protein MGESKVILVTGGSGLVGLAFQEVVATEEKRPDETWIFLSSKDGDLCDAEETKAIFDKHKPTHVIHLAALVGGLFKNLKYNLDFWRMNTKINDNVLHSCHLSKVKKCVSCLSTCIFPDKTTYPIDETMVHNGPPHSSNFGYAYSKRMIDVQNKAYHQQYPDGCLFTSVVPTNVYGKHDNFNLEDSHVLPGLIHKVYLAEKEGKPLVVWGTGSPRRQFIYSKDLARLMIWVMREYNEADPIILSVGEDDELSIKEAAELVVEGMGFTGKLEYDTSKSDGQFKKTASNAKLMKYRPDFKFTDPKIAIKETCQWFLANYETCRK, encoded by the exons ATGGGGGAAAGCAAAGTCATTCTGGTAACTGGTGGAAGTGGGCTTGTTGGACTAGCTTTTCAAGAAGTTGTGGCCACAGAAGAAAAGAGACCTGATGAAACTTGGATATTTCTTTCATCTAAAGATGGTGATCTCTG TGATGCTGAAGAAACAAAAGCTATCTTTGACAAGCACAAGCCAACGCATGTCATTCATTTGGCTGCTCTTGTTGGTGGACTTTTCAAGAACCTCAAATACAATCTTGATTTTTGG AGGATGAATACCAAGATTAATGACAATGTGCTACACAGTTGCCACCTTAGCAAG GTGAAAAAGTGTGTTTCGTGTCTTTCAACCTGCATTTTTCCTGACAAGACTACGTATCCTATAGATGAAACAATGGTTCATAATGGCCCTCCTCATAGTTCTAACTTTGGCTATGCTTATTCCAAACGCATGATCGATGTTCAAAACAA GGCATACCATCAACAATATCCCGACGGGTGCCTGTTCACAAGTGTGGTGCCTACAAATGTTTATGGAAAGCACGATAACTTCAATCTGGAAGATTCCCATGTGCTCCCTGGATTGATCCACAAGGTCTACTTGGCTGAAA AGGAAGGCAAGCCTCTAGTGGTATGGGGAACTGGTTCACCCCGAAGgcaatttatttattcaaaG GATCTGGCCCGGCTGATGATCTGGGTGATGAGAGAGTACAATGAGGCTGATCCAATCATTTTATCAG TTGGTGAGGATGATGAGCTGTCAATCAAGGAGGCAGCTGAATTAGTTGTGGAGGGAATGGGCTTCACTGGAAAGCTGGAA TACGACACCAGCAAGTCCGATGGTCAGTTCAAAAAGACAGCAAGCAATGCGAAACTTATGAAGTACAGACCAGATTTCAAGTTCACGGATCCCAAAATAG cTATCAAGGAGACTTGTCAGTGGTTCTTGGCAAACTACGAGACTTGCCGAAAATGA
- the LOC136891989 gene encoding toll-interacting protein B-like isoform X2: protein MAAESGTRTSRGNVMTGDLPEDFLRISPAMNQAVPAGQMPVQYFQPTAFMQPYQQPASGRLSITVQQAKLAKNYGVTRMDPYCRIRVGNHVFESTTAYNGSKNPRWNKLMSIPVPEGVKEIYVEIFDERAFSMDERIAWGLIPIKEEVFDGETLDDWYSLSGKQGDEKEGMINLVLAYRKVPAPPPAAMVYPNMPVMMVPQPVVPGAQVVYPGSYGPCQPVPIAQPPPQQQRRPNQHDIAGLKDMFPNMDESVIRSVLEASGGDVNAATTHLLSMTDS from the exons atggcggctgaaTCAG GGACAAGAACTTCCCGAGGAAATGTTATGACAGGTGATTTGCCTGAGGACTTTTTGCGAATATCACCAGCGATGAATCAAGCTGTTCCTGCAGGCCAAATGCCTGTTCAATATTTTCAACCAACTGCATTCATGCAACCTTATCAGCAGCCAGCATCTGGGCGACTAAGCATCACAGTACAACAG GCAAAGCTTGCAAAGAATTATGGTGTTACACGTATGGATCCTTACTGCCGTATCAGAGTTGGAAACCATGTCTTTGAAAGTACAACAGCCTATAATGGTTCAAAGAATCCTCGCTGGAATAAGCTGATGTCAAT ACCTGTACCAGAAGGTGTGAAAGAAATATATGTGGAAATATTTGATGAG CGAGCCTTTTCAATGGATGAGCGCATTGCTTGGGGCCTTATTCCAATCAAGGAAGAGGTGTTCGACGGAGAAACCCTTGATGATTGGTATTCACTGAGTGGCAAGCAAGGAGATGAAAAAGAGGGAATGATCAACTTGGTTTTAGCTTATAGG aaaGTGCCTGCCCCACCTCCTGCTGCTATGGTGTACCCCAATATGCCAGTAATGATGGTACCCCAGCCAGTTGTCCCAGGAGCTCAAGTTGTTTATCCTGGAAGTTATGGACCTTGCCAGCCGGTCCCAATTGCTCAACCACCGCCACAACAGCAAAGGAGACCTAACCAACATGACATTGCAGGCTTAAAAGACATGTTTCCAAACATGGATGAGAGTGTCATCCGTTCGGTTCTCGAGGCCAGTGGTGGAGATGTCAATGCTGCAACGACTCATTTACTGAGTATGACAGACTCTTGA
- the LOC136891989 gene encoding toll-interacting protein B-like isoform X1, with product MSTFKQLSWMMRTRTSRGNVMTGDLPEDFLRISPAMNQAVPAGQMPVQYFQPTAFMQPYQQPASGRLSITVQQAKLAKNYGVTRMDPYCRIRVGNHVFESTTAYNGSKNPRWNKLMSIPVPEGVKEIYVEIFDERAFSMDERIAWGLIPIKEEVFDGETLDDWYSLSGKQGDEKEGMINLVLAYRKVPAPPPAAMVYPNMPVMMVPQPVVPGAQVVYPGSYGPCQPVPIAQPPPQQQRRPNQHDIAGLKDMFPNMDESVIRSVLEASGGDVNAATTHLLSMTDS from the exons ATGAGTACATTTAAACAATTATCGTGGATGATGA GGACAAGAACTTCCCGAGGAAATGTTATGACAGGTGATTTGCCTGAGGACTTTTTGCGAATATCACCAGCGATGAATCAAGCTGTTCCTGCAGGCCAAATGCCTGTTCAATATTTTCAACCAACTGCATTCATGCAACCTTATCAGCAGCCAGCATCTGGGCGACTAAGCATCACAGTACAACAG GCAAAGCTTGCAAAGAATTATGGTGTTACACGTATGGATCCTTACTGCCGTATCAGAGTTGGAAACCATGTCTTTGAAAGTACAACAGCCTATAATGGTTCAAAGAATCCTCGCTGGAATAAGCTGATGTCAAT ACCTGTACCAGAAGGTGTGAAAGAAATATATGTGGAAATATTTGATGAG CGAGCCTTTTCAATGGATGAGCGCATTGCTTGGGGCCTTATTCCAATCAAGGAAGAGGTGTTCGACGGAGAAACCCTTGATGATTGGTATTCACTGAGTGGCAAGCAAGGAGATGAAAAAGAGGGAATGATCAACTTGGTTTTAGCTTATAGG aaaGTGCCTGCCCCACCTCCTGCTGCTATGGTGTACCCCAATATGCCAGTAATGATGGTACCCCAGCCAGTTGTCCCAGGAGCTCAAGTTGTTTATCCTGGAAGTTATGGACCTTGCCAGCCGGTCCCAATTGCTCAACCACCGCCACAACAGCAAAGGAGACCTAACCAACATGACATTGCAGGCTTAAAAGACATGTTTCCAAACATGGATGAGAGTGTCATCCGTTCGGTTCTCGAGGCCAGTGGTGGAGATGTCAATGCTGCAACGACTCATTTACTGAGTATGACAGACTCTTGA
- the LOC136891988 gene encoding dehydrogenase/reductase SDR family member 12-like — MTFYRNLVWFGKGFREYTKNGFLAAEKSFDPKALDVDISSRTFMITGANSGIGKDAAMYFAKKGATVHMVCRSETRGEEARKEISETAGNDKIKLHILDMSQPKKVWQFVETFTSTNETLNVLINNAGCMVNTREVDEDGVEKNFATNTLGTYILTSGLIPHLLKQESPRVVTVSSGGMLVMKLDIKDLQFEKLNPFDGTMAYAQNKRQQVIMTEKWAEKHKEIFFSSMHPGWADTPAVRSSMPGFYQKMKDRLRSSEQGADTIIWLAVADMTKEKSGAFYQDRRAVATHLPLAWSQASKADRDTLMSKLEELASKYK, encoded by the exons ATGACATTTTATAGGAACTTAGTGTGGTTTGGAAAAGGGTTTCGCGAATACACGAAAAATGGCTTCCTCGCCGCTGAAAAATCCTTCGACCCCAAGGCTCTTGATGTTGATATCTCATCACGTACGTTTATGATCACTGGCGCAAACAGTGGTATCGGAAAAGATGCAGCCATGTATTTTGCAAAGAAAGGAGCTACAGTTCACATGGTATGTCGGAGTGAAACGAGAGGCGAGGAGGCGAGAAAAGAAATCTCTGAAACAGCAGGGAATGACAAGATAAAACTTCACATTTTAGACATGTCACAGCCGAAGAAGGTTTGGCAGTTCGTGGAAACGTTTACTTCGACCAATGAAACTCTCAATGTGTTAATAAACAACGCTGGATGCATGGTTAACACAAGAGAAGTAGACGAGGATGGAGTGGAGAAAAACTTCGCAACCAATACTTTGGGAACGTACATTTTGACAAGTGGCCTAATCCCGCACCTTCTCAAGCAAGAATCTCCTCGAGTCGTCACTGTTTCTTCGG GTGGCATGCTTGTAATGAAGCTTGACATAAAAGATTTGCAGTTTGAAAAGTTGAACCCCTTTGATGGCACCATGGCATACGCCCAGAACAAACGGCAACAAGTCATCATGACAGAGAAATGGGCTGAAAAGCATAAGGAGATATTCTTTTCTTCCATGCACCCTG ggtGGGCTGACACACCTGCTGTGCGATCATCAATGCCAGGTTTTTATCAGAAAATGAAGGATCGCCTGCGTTCTTCAGAGCAGGGAGCAGACACAATCATTTGGCTGGCTGTGGCTGATATGACCAAGGAGAAAAGTGGTGCTTTTTACCAAGACAGAAGAGCAGTGGCAACTCATCTGCCCCTTGCATGGTCTCAAGCATCCAAAGCAGACAGAGACACACTCATGTCTAAACTTGAAGAATTGGCCTCTAAGTATAAATAG